TTGGCATCTGTGGGGTAGAGCGACCAGGAGTCCGTGCCGTTCTGGTTGGTGCGGCTGCCGATCAAGAGGATCACGTCCGCTTGGGTCACCAACTCCCGCTGGAACTTGGCCATGCCGCCTGTGCCCATGAAATAGCCCGCCACGCCCAGGCTGAGGGGGTGGCGCTCGTCCACTGATCCCTTGCCCATTACCGTGGTGGCCACGGGCAGGCAGGCGGCCTCCTGCAAGGCGGCCAGCTCGGCGGTTGCCCCGGAGAGGTGCACCCCGCCGCCCGCGATGATCAGGGGCCTCTCGGCCTTGGCCAGCATCTCGGCAGCCTGGGCCAACAGGGCCGGGTCCGGCGCGGTGCGCATCAGGGGGAAGCGGCTCAGGTCGTGGGCGCGGTCCATGGGTCCGGCCTGGCGCGGGGCCACCAGCAGGTCCGCGGGCAACAGCAGGGCCGCCGGGCCGGGGCGGCCGCTGGTGGCCGCGCGGAAGGCCATGTCCAGATAGTCGTCCACCCGGGAGGCCTGCTCCAGGCGGCGGACCCATTTGGTGCAGGCCCCGAACAGGGCCAGATGGTCATACTCCTGGAAGGCGTTCTTGTCGGTCTGGGTGAGGGCCACCTCTTGCACCAGGGCCACCACCGGCACCGAGGCCTTGAGCGCCTCGGCCAGGGGCGGCACCAGCAGGGTGGCGGCCGGGCCGTTCTGGGCGGTGACCACTCCGGCCTGGCCCGAGATGCGGGCAAAGCCGTCGGCCATGGCCCCGCCCATGTTCTCGGTGCGGTACCAGGCCTGGCGGATGTTGTGCCGCTTGGCGGCAAGGTGCAAGGCGCTGGGCAGGCTCTGGCCGAACATCTGTTTTACCCCGTGGCGCACCAGGCCCTCGGCCAGGGCGTCGGCTACGGTGCCGGCGAAGTCCATGGTTTGAGATTGTCTTTTCTGCTCGCTGCTCATGGCGTTGTTCCTCTCGGGTTGCATCAACCGGCGAACATGCCGGTGCCGCCGGTTACTTCCAAAGTGATGCCGGTGATCCACTCCGCCTCGTCCGAGGCTAAAAAGGCCGCCGCGTGGGCCACGTCTTCGGGCTTGCCCGGCCGGCCCAGCACCACCTGCTCGGGCTTCATGATGCCCGCGTCCAGCTTGGCGGTCAGCTCGGTGGCGATGAACCCAGGCAGGATGGCGTTGGCGGTGATGTTGTATTGCCCCAGCTCGCGGGCGGTGCTTTTGGTCAGGCCGATCATGCCCGCCTTGGACGAGGCATAGGAGCAGTGCCCGTAGGAGCCGCCCTTGCCCGCCCGCGAGGAGATGTTGATGATGCGGCCCCAGTTGCGCGGGATCATCAGGCGCGCCGCCGCCCGGGTGCCGATGAAAGCCCCGCGCAGGTTCACGCTGAGCACCTTGTCCCACTGCTCGGCGGTCATCTCGGCGAGCATGGCCCGGCTGCCCAGGCCCGCGTTGTTCACCCAGATGTCCAGGCCGCCGAAGTGCTGCGCCGCCTGGGAGGCCGCGCTCTCGATGCTGTCCTCGTCGGCCACGTCCATGTTGAGGGCCAGGCCCTTGCGGCCCAGGGCGGTCACCTCCTCGGCGGTCTGGCGGGCGATGTCTCGGTCGATGTCGGCCACGGCCACGTGGGCTCCCTTTGCGGCCAGCTCCAGGGCGATGGCCCGCCCGATGCCGCGCCCCGCGCCGGTTACCAAGGCGATGCGGTCTTGCACCTCGTTCACTCCCTATCTCGGGCCCAGGCCCGGGAACTGTTGCAAATAATCCAGCATGGCGCTCTGCATCTGGTGCAAATGCTTTTTCATGGCCTTTTCAGCCGCGCGGCCGTCCTGGGCGGCGCAGGCCTCGATGATCTTCT
This portion of the Desulfarculaceae bacterium genome encodes:
- the fabG gene encoding 3-oxoacyl-ACP reductase FabG, yielding MNEVQDRIALVTGAGRGIGRAIALELAAKGAHVAVADIDRDIARQTAEEVTALGRKGLALNMDVADEDSIESAASQAAQHFGGLDIWVNNAGLGSRAMLAEMTAEQWDKVLSVNLRGAFIGTRAAARLMIPRNWGRIINISSRAGKGGSYGHCSYASSKAGMIGLTKSTARELGQYNITANAILPGFIATELTAKLDAGIMKPEQVVLGRPGKPEDVAHAAAFLASDEAEWITGITLEVTGGTGMFAG